Sequence from the uncultured Flavobacterium sp. genome:
TATCAATACCTGAAAGCTTCATTTTTTCTAAATTATTCAAAGCCTGTTGATGATACCATAAAGCTTTGTCATAATTGTTTAATTTCTCCAAACAAGTACCCATCAAAGTATTGCAGGAATAAATTAGTCGTTGATCTTTAGATCCTTTTAAGTAATGCAAAGCTTTAGAAATTTCGACTTCGCATTCTGTATAATTTCCGTCATAGAATAAAACATATGCTTTATTAAATAACATCCTTGCCATATTATCAAAATCAGATAACTTAAAATATAGTTTTTCTGCTTGTAAATAATAAAAATAGGCACTGTCCTTTTTTACGCTTCCATAACTATCTCCAATATAATAAAACGCCTTCGCCATGCCCTCTTTATCATTAACATCTTTCGATAATTTGAGAACCAATAGACTAGCACGCAAAGATTTTTTTAGATTATTGTTATAATAATATTCAGTAGATAACTTGAAATAAAAGTTTCTAACAACAGAATCGTTTTCCTCATGCTTTAATACATTAAATATTGAATCTAAATACTTTTCTTTCTTTTTGCTGTCTAAATGATTACTATTAAATAAAAGAGTTTTTTCAATTTCCGAACTGGTAAAATCTGTTTTTTTACATGAAAAAAACATAAGTACCAACAGTAAAGAAATTATTTTAAGAGGTGTAGCCAAAAGTTTAAGTATTATTTTACAATTTCAAATATAGCGTTTTGAAATAAAAATACTATAAAAATTTAACTATAAATCATATGGCACTCGTTAAAATATAAATTAATCTTTTCTTGGTGGTCTTGGAATAATAGGATCGCCTTCTGTAATATTTTCTGCCTGAATAGTATTTTTATTGATTGAATCTTGAATCTTAGCATTCATTTTTTCATTCAAATTTTTCAATGAGTCTTTAGTTAGCGTTTTTATTTGGTTGTTTTGATCTGCCGAAATTTCGTAATCATCATTTGTGCATGAAAAAGTTAACAATGCAAGTGAAATTAATAATCCTGGAATAAATAACTTGTTTTTCATAAGAATAATTTTATTTTATTATTACACAAAAAAACAGCTAACCTTAAATTAAAATGTACGGTAAATCCGTAAATTTTAATTTTAAGCTAAAAATAACTCTACTTAACCCATTAAAAATCAAACATTAAATCCCATTGTAAACTACTTGAATTGACATTACGGAGAATCCGTAATATTTCTTACATTTGTTAAAATCGAATTAAACAAATTTATGAATCTTAATATTTTGATCGTCGACGACCATCCGATGACCGTGGATAGTTACGTCAACCTGTTATCTGATGGCGAATTTCAAGAAGACATTCCAAACTTTATAAAAAGCTATAACTGCGAAGATGCTTACAATAAAATTATTTTTTATTTAAAGCAAAATATTAACATTGATGTAGCATTCCTCGATATAAATTTGCCACCGTATAAACCATTAAATATTAATGATGGTATTGATTTAGCATTTCTTATAAAAGAAAAATTTACAAAATGTAAAATAGTTCTCCTTACAATGCGAAGTGAGCCTTTGACTGTAGACAAAATAATAAAAGGCATCCAGCCTCAGGGTTTTATATCAAAAAATGATATCAATTTTGAGTTATTTCCTGTGATCTGTAAAAATATTATTAATGGCGAAATATTTAGAAGCAGTACAATAGTAGAATCACAAAGGGAACTATTTAAAAAAAATATAAATTGGGACAATCATGATAATCAGATTTTAATATTAATTTCTCAAGGTGTCAAAACGGTTAACCTTCCTGATTATATCCCTCTTTCTATGAGCGCTATCGAAAAAAGAAAAGCAAACATAAAAGATCAGTTACTGCGGGGAAAAGGAAGCGACAAAGATTTGATAGAAAAAGCAAAAACATTAGGATTATTATAAAAAAATCAAATAACCTTTGTTTTTTAAGTTTGATTAAATACAATATTAAAAATTTCATCTTACCCTTTTAAATAGGTTTTATGAGTTCTTTCAGTAGTTTAATTTTTAAATGAAAGATTTTAACTTATTTTTTATTTAAGATCAAAAAAACAAAATAAATTATGAAACAGTATAATCAGAGCTGTACAACATCTGTAATGGTTTCGAGTATAAGATTCGAATCCTGCTCTCCAAACTAAAAAGCCCTAATGAAAATCAGGGCTTTTTTTATGGCAAAATTTCATTGCTAAAAATTAAAAATCTTCAATTCAAAAAAAAGGATAATCAATATAGCCTCGTGCACCGCCGCCTCCAAATAAAGTATGATTATCTGAAATTTTATTTAAGCTCAAATTTTCTTTCACTCTGGCTGGATAATCCGGATTAGTCAAAAAATTTCTTCCAAAACCAACTAAATCAACCAAATTTTCCTGAAGCAATTTTTCAGCTTCTTCAGGAGTTTTATTGCCGGTAGCGATAATGGTATTTTTAAAAGTATCTCTAAGTTTACTTCTGAAATCAATTGGAATTTGAGGTGCCTCATCCCAATCCGCTTCGCAAAGATGAATGTACGCAACATCAAGTTTGTTCAGCTCTTCTGCTGAAAGCATTATCGTTTCAAGAATCTCCGGATCATCCATATCTTTAAAACTAATAAAGGGAGAAAGCCTTACTCCTGTTTTTTCTTTTCCGACTGCATTCGATACCGCTTTTGAAATTTCAAGCAGTAAACGAATTCTGTTTTCCTTACTACCTCCATATTCATCAGTTCTTTTATTGCTATTGCTTCTCAAAAACTGATCGATCAGATAACCATTTGCCCCGTGAATTTCAACACCATCAAAACCCGCTTCAATAGCATTTTTTGCACCTAGAACAAATTCTTTAATTACAATCTCAATATCGCTTTTATTCATTTCTCTTGGTTCGTCTACAGGCACAAAAGTGGCATCACCATTTGGAGCGCCGTCAAAAATGTAAACACTTGTATTTTGAGCCGTTAGTGACGAAGGTGCGATTGGCTGTAACCCGTTTACTTTAGAACTGCTTACTCTGCCAACATGCCACAACTGCAGAAATATTTTACTCCCGTTTTGATGTACAGCATCTGTTATTAATTTCCAGCCTTCTATTTGCTGCTTACTGTAAATTCCGGGTGTTTTGGCATATCCTTTTCCTTGTAGAGAAACCTGAACTGCTTCTGTAATTATAATACCTGCCGTACTTCGCTGGGCATAATATTCTGCCATTAAAGCATTTGGAATATCACCAGGCTGTGAAGCTCTTGAACGCGTCATTGGAGCCATTAAAAAGCGGTTTTCTAAATGATTACCACTTAAATTATAGTGCTGAAATAGTTTTTGATACTTCATCTTATTATGGTTTTAATGGTGATAGTTTTAATAGTAATAGCTTATTCTCTTATAATGCTCTTATCCTGATAAGCCATTTGAGCAATCTCGTCTTTTCGTTTAAAACTAACTCCTTTATGTTTTTGAATATAACTAATGATTTCTGTCGCCGCGCTAACCATTTGCGGCGTTCCTCCTATTCGATCATGAAAACTTATTGACATCTGTCTGCGCTTTGTTTCTGATTCTTTATAAAGCTGGTCAAACTCCATTATAACCTGACGTGCAAACTGATCTGCACTAAAATTTTTCCCTTCTATTAATACAATATCATTACAGCGAATGGTGTATGGAACTACTGCAAAATCATTCCCTTTTACTTTTAATAAAAAAGGTTCATCACGGCTTAAATCGTCAATATGATATTTAAAACCAAGTTCCTGCAGAATTTCCAGTGTATTTGGACCGCGTCTTAACCAATTTGCATTATAACCCACAGGTTCAAAACCGGTTACTTTTTTAATAGCTTCTGCCCCGTCTTTGATGAACTTTTTTTCTGTTTCATATGGCATAGAATATTCTGTTGCCCAGTCCATACCGTGTGCCGCAGCTTCATGTCCTCTTTGTACAATTTCTTTGGCTAATTCCGGATTTTTCAAAACTGCAGATCCCACCATGTGCGAGGTAACCTTGATTCCGAATTTATCCCAATTGTCCAGCATTCTGGGAATTCCTTCTTTATACCCATATTGGTACCAGGTTTCTCCAGGAAGATCTACAAAACCTTTCTGCATATTTTGCGGAAATGGACTTTCAGAATTTACCGGTTGTCCGCCCGCTTCAAACTGCATCGATACCGAAACCACCAAACGAGATCCATCGGCCCATTTAGAAGCAGAATTTTCATTCTTAGTTAATTCGTCTGCTTTAATATCACTTGCAGAAAATGTGTTTATTGGGATCAAACCCGCAAGGCCGGCAAGACCTGCTTGTTTAATAAATGTTCTTCTGTCTTTCATGTATTTTTATTTTAAGATATAGCGTATTTCCTCTTCATTGAATACATTTTATTTCAGTACTTTTTCAATAACCAGCGTTTCTTCGTAGAGTGAAAATTTACTAATCAGATTATTTTCTATTGTTAGATGAATCGCAAGAGGCATTTTAAAATGTTTACCGTTTTTTTTCACCGTTCTTTCAACAAAACCAAAAACCGCTACTTCATTTCCTCTTACTAAAAAAGATTGTGCTTCGAGTTTTTCACTTCCATCAATAAAGTAACTAAAAAGTGTTTTGAATAATTCAGAAATTTCTTCTCTCTTAGAGCGATGTCCCGTCCATGGCATATATTTCGATTCGAAAATATACCAATCTACTTTTTCAGAAACCATAGAAGCTATTTTTTCAGGATCTTTCGCTCCAATATATCCAAAGAATTTCTCTGCAGTTTCTTTTGTTTTGATTTCTTCATCAGTATAAACTTGTGCTTGTGCCGAAAAACCAATCAATAACATTACGGTTATTAATTTTATAGTTTTCATTTTTGATTTAAAGACTACTTTTTCCATAATGATGTTTTTTTTAAATTATTTTGATGCAGCTTTCACGTTAAAAATGAAGCTGCATCGTAATTCCTGTAAAGAATATATTTTTACCTGTTCCGGATGCTTTGATATAATCTTTGGCCTGAAACCAAGTCGCTTCGAGTCTGAAATAAAGATATTGATTAGGCTCCCAAATCATTTCGCTTTCTAACTGATTTCCTATTTTCTTTGCTGTCGTGGTATCTCCGGGATAAATCAAAGTAGTATTTGGCGCATAAATACCATCATTGCTGCTGTATCTCCAAAACATATCATAATCAATTACCCAATCAACGTTTTTGAGAATTTCAAAACTCAATGATGGATGAAAATCAATCAAATTCGAAGGCCCAATTACGGAAGCTAATCCGAAATAAGCACCTCTTGGAAAAAGCGGATTAAAGGTTTGCAAACTTGTATCGCCTTCCGTTTTGTCTCCGCTTATTACTTCGGTTTTAAAACCAATTTCAGGACGAAATTTTACCGTATTAAACCGATATCCTGCATTAATAGAAGCTGTCCAGGCACTAATATTTTTATCTGCAACATTCCCAAATTGGTAAACAGCTTCTCCGTCATAACGCCAGTTTTCTGTTTTACCCCAAATTCGTGTTCCTACAGATTGTCGGTTTTCTTTTCCCGTTGCATCATTAAACGCTGCATGAGCTCTTTCATAACCTAAATAATAAACATCAATATTTTTGATCACCGGTATTTTGTTAAACACCAAATAACTTCCCCATAATTGCCTGTCTTTATTCGATGCATCATCAAAAATACCATCGTGAGCTACAACATAATGTGAATAAAACAAATCTGTTGTAAAATTTTGTCTGGATACAATTGCTTTAATTCCGTCAAAAGATTGCCTGTTATTTGGCCCGTCCCTAACGGCAACCAAACGCTGTGATCCATAAGTGAGTTCCTGTCTTCCTACTCTTAAAATAAGTTTTTTTGCGCCCTCATTTATGAAATTAAAATCTGCAAAAGCCTGATGTACTTCAAGCGGATTTTGTTCTACGGGATTCGGATCAATTCTGCCGTCTGCCATACTGCTTTGTGTCTGAACAAAAGTTCTGAAAAATTTTCCGGCATGAAAATCGGCATGAAATAAATACCTTCCCAAAACATAACCGTCGTTATCCTGCGGACCATCTCCCCAATTTTCATTTTTAGCATAGAAGTACTGAAATCGTATATCGCCCCCAAAACTGATATACGTTTCTTTGGAAGCAGAAAGTGGCAGGAATTTCATTGTTTTATACCAATCATTGCTTGCGGTATCATTTTTTAAAACACTATAATTTTCATCAAATCGCAGTGATTTAAAAGCAGGATATCGTTGTGCAAAACCAGAAAATGAAATCAATAAAACCACAAATAGGATTTTGTTTTTCATAATTCAATTTTAAATTATCTACTTGATATGTGTAATTATTTAAATTACATCCAACGGATTTTATTTATGTTTAAAGTTTTTTAGTGTATCCTCCAAAATATTTTACTGGCGACCAATCCGGAATTACTGGAGCAATTTCAGGATCAAGTATTTTAAATTCTCTTGCACCGTACACTATTTTTCCATTTACAATTGTCAGATCCGATTCGATATTTCGAACTTTATCGGCTGAAATCGTAAAATAATCTTCTGATAAAATCGACATATCGGCATACATTCCTTTTATTAATTTTCCTTTTTCTTTTTCTTCACCCGAAAACCAAGCACTTCCTGAAGAATACAATTGAAGCGCAGTAAATTTATCCAAAACCTGCTCCTTTGGCCAGAACTGCATTCCTCCTAACGTTTTTCCTGTAATAAGCCAATGCATCGCCATCCATGGATTGTAGGTTGAAATACGTGTAGCATCAGTTCCCATTCCTACCGGAATTCCCATTTCGAGCATTTTTTTAATTGGAGGAAGCTGTGTTTTTGGAGCGCCGTACATTTTCTCATACAATTCTCCCTGAAAATACATTCTGAACTGAACTGCAATTCCGCCATTAAGCGCTTTTACACGTTCTAATTCCTGAGGCGTAATGGTTTCGGCATGATCAAAAAACCATCGTAAACCATTAAATGGAATTTCTTTATTTACTTTTTCAAAAACATTCAGCATTCTGTCAATTGATTCACCATAAGTAGCATGCAATCGAAACGGCCATCTGTTTTTAACAAGCAGACGAATAATGGGTTCAAGATCTTTTTCCATTTCATCAGAAAGTACAATTCTTGGTTCCAGAAAGTTTTCAAAATCGGCGGCAGAAGCTACGATGTTTTCTCCGGCACCTTCTTCAGTATAACCGTTGGCAACCAAAAGATTATCGTTTTTATTGATAACCGTTTCGGCAACCCATTTTTCATAATCCTGAAGTTCCTTGCCTTTTTGCTGTGCAAACAAATAGTAAGAGATTCTAAGGTTTAGTTTTCCCTGTTTCGCCAATTCCATAGAAGTTGCATAATCTGATGGGAAATTTTGAGATCCTCCTGCTGCATCAATTACAGAGGTTAATCCAAAACGATTTAATTCTCGATTAAACTGAAGAGAACTGTTGATTCTTTCTTCTGGAGTTAATTTTGTGGTTAATCCCAAAGTAGTATAAATTGCTTTTGGAGTTTCTTTTGCAAACATTAATCCGGTTAGATTTCCGTTTTTATCCTGTTCCAAAACACTTCCTTCATAATGAGTGTCTTTGGTATAACCTAAAACTTCGATTCCTTTTTTGTTTAAAAAAGCTTTGCCGTAGAGATACGTTATAAAAACAGGTTTGTCAGGAACTGCAGCATTTATTTCCTCGATTGTTGGTTGTCTTTTTTCTTCAAAACCATATTCGTTCCAGCCTCCGATAACTTTTATCCAAACGCCCGGCGGAGTTCTTGCTGCTTGTTCTTTAAGCATTTCCATGGCTCTTTTTAGCGTTTTTACTCCATCCCAACGCAATTCTGAGTTATAATTTAAGCCTTCACGAATAACATGAATATGGCTGTCATTTAATCCCGGAACAACGGTTTTACCTTTCGCATCAACAATTTTAGTCGAAGTGGTTTTATAACTTTCTAAAATACTTTTAGAAGTTCCTGTTGCCAGAATAATTCCGTCTTTTATTGCCAGCGCCTGAACAAATTCGCCAGCTTTTTGCATTGTGGCAATTTTTCCGTTGTAAAGAATCAAATCTGCTTTTTCCTGAGACTGAACCAACAGACCAAAGAAGGATAATAGTATTAAAAATATTCGTTTCATTTTTTTAGATTTAATTGATTTGTTTATTTAGAACCTTATTTAGCAAGAAAAAAAGCCAATAAATCTTTCTGAACTTGCGCCGTATTTTCCTGAACCAGCCAATGTCCTGAACCGGCTATTTTAGATTCGGTTACATTTTCAGCAACTAATTTTGAATGCTCTTTTAAGAAAGCAGCGGCAAAATATTCTCCGCCCATAGCAAGCAACGGCATCTTTAGTTTTGTTTTTGCCAAAATTAAATTGTCTTTTCCATCCTGAGGAAATGCTGCAAACCATTTAAAAGTAGATTTTGCGCCATCTTTAACTGCATAAGCTCTAATAAATTCAGCTGTTTCTTCTGGTGTAAAAGGATCTTTAACATGTCCTACTACAGGCCAGAAGCTTGTTAAAAATTCTTTTTCTTTCCCACTCACAATATCTCCTGAAGCCGGCCATGCAAAAAAACCAAACCACCATGCAGAAGCCGAAACTTGTGACCAAACTGGCTCTATACCAGGAAGCAAGGCATCCATTAACGCTACTTTTTTAACTTCACTTCCGTATTGTGCAGCATATGCATAAGCCACCATTAGACCAATATCATGTCCTGCCAGATTGATATTATTATATCCTAATTTCTTTACCAGTTCATGAATATCTTTAGCCATATTTTTTTTATCATAACCTCCTTCTGGTTTATCAGATTCGCCTACACCTCTTAAGTCCGGAGCGATAACCGTAAAATGTTTTGAAAGTTCTGGCAACAGACGATTCCACATGTACCAATTTTGTCCAAAACCATGAACGAGTACAAGAGGTTCTCCTTTACCACCAATTACGTAATGAATTTTTACTCCATTTACTTCTGCATAATCATGTTTAAAATTCGCAGGCGGATTTGCAGGTGTAGTTTCAGGAGTTTCAGAAGATGCAACAGGTGAAGTTTGTGTTGCAGCAGTTTCTTCTGTTTTTTTATTACAGGAAATTAAGGTTATTAGTAAAATACTAACGGTTATGAGCTGGGCTGTTTTACTTTTAAAGTTTAAAAAAGCGGTCTTTAATAATTTCGTTTTCATGATTTTAATTTTAATTAGTTACTAAATAATTGGTTATTATAAATTTTTATGCAGAAAATTTTGCGATCCATTCTCTATAAAGAGTGCAATTTCCTGCCATTCAGGCTTATCTGAAACAAAGTAATTTCTTTCCGAAAAAACCTTGTAATCTGTGATAAATCCATTTTTTAATGTTATGCCACGTTATAAACCAAAATGAAGCCAATTTTTTAAAACATTAAAAATCAATAACTTACAAATGTTTAAAGTTTTAAAACCAACTATATTTCGCTATTTAACGAAAATGCAACAACTTAATATCGTTTTTTAATGAAATGTCAGAATGCAATAGGAAGCTTTATTCCGTCATATAATCTGAGAAGTAAATTCTTTCCTAACGTCGGTGATGTTTTATCAGAAGTGTTGTTAAAATAATCTTTCAGGAAAATCAAGCAGTAAGAATTTTAAGTTCAATTTTATTAATAAACTAAATCTGCTTTCAATAATTTATGCTTCAAAATGTAAAAAGGAGCCCATACTCCTATTTCGGTCTCTTATGCATAAAAATTCGGCACTCATGCCTTTTTTTTAATTTAAAATTTTTCATCGTAGTAATTTTATGAATAAATAATTACCCCAAAAAGCAATCTAAACAAGAATCTACAACATGGAAAATTCAACTAACCTAGAAACACAAACTTGCCCTTATCTGGCGCAACAAGCTGCTACGGCACCAGCGGTAATACCAGACATTACAACTCCAATTTTAACAACTACGAATCAGCCAACAGTTATTGGTACTTCTAATCTTGGACTTTTAAATAATTTTATTGGTACCTGGAACAGTCCCACGGGAGCTAATGCTACGGGTTACAATGTTATGCCATTGCCTCAGGCAGATGTTCCAAGTGGTTATATCACTAAAAACTTCCCTTATTTTGAAGAAATTTCTTTTTCGGCTATAGCGGGCGGAGCACCAAATCGCGAGGGCCGATACACACAAACAAGTGGCGTACTCTTTTATGAACAAAGAGTTTACATTGCTAACAATGCTGATCCAAACGGACAACAACCAATAGAAAACACCTTAATTCACGCCGAAAATGGCTCTTGGCTCTATCACGCAATACAACCTCAACTGGAAGGTCCTTATGGTCCAAATACAGTTCCTGACAATACCATTATTCCCACACAAGATCCAACGACTCAATACAACAAACAAATTTCGGTACCACACGGTGTTTCCATTTTGATGGTTGGAGGACCAGTTGTTACCGGAACAGGCAATCCAATTTTTCCAACCGCCGACAGAACTCAATTACCTTTTACAGACCAATCTATTATTGATCCATCAACCTATCTGACACAGCAATTGGATTCCTTAAATGCCAATGGAATTACAGTTACAAACTATTCCAGCATTACGGTAAGTACTACTAATCATGGTGGCGGAGTAAACAATATCAATTTTGAAAATTCTTTTGGTAAAGTAATTTCAATGGAAACGACTTGGTATGTTGAAACTTTGAGTAACGGAACCGTTCAGTTGCAATACATTCAAAATATTGTTTTACAGTTTTTGATTAATGGAGTTCCTACTGAATTTCTGCATATTGACGCCAATACTTTGCAAAAGGTATAAACATTCGCACAAATCTGAATGCTGAATATGGAATTGGATTAACCGATGACATTGGTAGTTTACAGATACGTATAAAATTTAAAACAATCAAAGATTACAAATAAACCTATTCCTCCAAAAAAAATTAACTACATGGAAACAAAAAAACTTTTTAAATTTTCGGATACGGTAACGAAAGAGAATATCAAGGATGTAATGCAACAAGCAATTGCGCTTGAACTTGCAACTATCCCAACGTATTTATCTACCTATTATTCGATAAACAGAGCACAGGATCAGGACAAATTGTACGCTAAAATCCACGCTCAGCTTTCTCAAGTCGGCGGACGTACTCCTGAAAAAATTGATGAATTGGCACAAGAACTTAAAGTCGACATATTGGTTTATTCCAATAAAGCAGCAGCTTTAATCATGAGTGTTGTGATCGAAGAAATGCTACACCTTGCTCTCGCCTGCAATGTCAAACAAGCTGTTTGTCAAACTGCACCGGATCTTATGGGAATTGGAAAAATATTAACCTTTCCAACACAATTAGACGGACATATTCCGGAGTTTCAAATTAATGCTGCAAAATTATCATTAGATCAATTGACTACTTTTTTGCAGATAGAAAGTCCTGAAGATTTTGTAGATCCTCATAAAGACAAACAATTATTAAATACAATTGAATATCATACTATTGGTAAATTGTACGAATTAATTATTAAGTGCGTAGAAAAAGATTTCCCGGGACCATATGATTACAGACCACAATTGCTTCCTCCGGATGATTCAGGAAATGCGAGACCATTCTATTCTCAAAATTCCATGAATACTGTGCATTATGACAGAGACCACAATCCTCAGTTTGCCAATCATGATGACAGTGGCGGACTTGTTGGAGTATATGATGCTAAATCAGCAATTGAAGCTTTACATCGTATTGTTGAACAGGGAGAAGGACAAAGTAGTAAAGACAAACCACAACATATCTTAGAATGGGGCGAAAATAAAATGCCTGTACCAATGGAGATTATTGATGGAAAGGCCGTTTTTTGGCCAGGTGATTATGATGATAACGGAAAAGAACTTGCTCACTTTGCTAAATTTCTGGAAGCCTACAGTTTTGGTGGTTACTATCAGGAAAAGTTTAGTAAGATTCGTGGCTTAGACGATTTCTTTAGCTATTTTGTATATGATACTGATGCAAATCCTAAAACAGCCGATTATGTTGCTTCGGGTAACCAGGCACTGGCATTGTGCTCACAATTGGGTAATGCCGTTTTTGCTTATATTCTTTTAATGATTGAAGCCTGCTATCACAAAGATGAAAGTACCCAATACGATTTATTCATGTACGGTATTCACAAATCGATGATCTGGCTTTTGAGCGGTGTTGGAAACCAAATCAATCAGTACACTTATACCAAAGGCAATGCAGCCTACAAAGGTGCTCTGACATTTGAACCTTTTGCATTTGAGCAAAGTTTTCTGAGACCCAAAGCACAAATTATGAGCTTAGTCGATCAATTGGCTAAAGCAGATCCTGTCAATTGGGGTTGGGCAATAAAAAGCGAAAATTATTTTCCGTCTCTACCAGATGTAGGACTAGATCATAGCATTGTAGCCGATATGCCTAAAGTACCAGGTACACCTTATACTCACCAATCTTAAAAAATATATTATGTCAGAATTAGAAAATAGAGAGCTTCACGTATGTATGGGGCTTAATTCATGTAAAAACACAGGATATTCAGGAAATAATGATTGTGCTGGAACAGGTGATTGCTCAACGGCAGTTGGTCATCCTTGCCACACTTTAAACGCTTGCAAAGGACAAGGTGGCTGTGGTATTTTTGGAACTACCGAAGAATTTTGTCATCCTGGTCAAAACGAATGTCGCTATCAAGGTAGCTGTGGTGTGCCTATTTTAGCTTCTCGTTTCATGGCTCAGGGTCCTAATAAAGGACTTAGCGTTTGGCAATTAGCCAGAATACGTTTCCAAGAAAAAAGAATAGAAAATGGCGAGGAATATGGCCCTGCTCCACTACCATACGGACCAACTGATGCCTACGTAAACACTCTTCGCGGTACAACAGGTCAGGATTATTCTTCTTGCGGACAAAGTGGTTCAAGATCTTGTTCTTATATAAATAACCCTGATAAAAGAAAGGCTGCTGCCGATCTAAGAGTTTCAAAAATGGAACAGGAAAGTAAGGAAAAACTACCGGAGAATCTTCCAAATTGTAAACCACAAAAGTAATGGACTCCAGACTCGGATTACCGAATTTAGGGCTGGGCTTAGGACTTAGAAGCCAGCATTTTGAGCATATTCTGAAGAATAATCCTGCCGTAGATTGGTTTGAGGTAATTTCTGAGAATTTTATGGACTCGCATGGACGTCCAAGATACATCTTACATCAAATAGCAG
This genomic interval carries:
- a CDS encoding alginate export family protein, producing MKNKILFVVLLISFSGFAQRYPAFKSLRFDENYSVLKNDTASNDWYKTMKFLPLSASKETYISFGGDIRFQYFYAKNENWGDGPQDNDGYVLGRYLFHADFHAGKFFRTFVQTQSSMADGRIDPNPVEQNPLEVHQAFADFNFINEGAKKLILRVGRQELTYGSQRLVAVRDGPNNRQSFDGIKAIVSRQNFTTDLFYSHYVVAHDGIFDDASNKDRQLWGSYLVFNKIPVIKNIDVYYLGYERAHAAFNDATGKENRQSVGTRIWGKTENWRYDGEAVYQFGNVADKNISAWTASINAGYRFNTVKFRPEIGFKTEVISGDKTEGDTSLQTFNPLFPRGAYFGLASVIGPSNLIDFHPSLSFEILKNVDWVIDYDMFWRYSSNDGIYAPNTTLIYPGDTTTAKKIGNQLESEMIWEPNQYLYFRLEATWFQAKDYIKASGTGKNIFFTGITMQLHF
- a CDS encoding amidohydrolase, whose protein sequence is MKRIFLILLSFFGLLVQSQEKADLILYNGKIATMQKAGEFVQALAIKDGIILATGTSKSILESYKTTSTKIVDAKGKTVVPGLNDSHIHVIREGLNYNSELRWDGVKTLKRAMEMLKEQAARTPPGVWIKVIGGWNEYGFEEKRQPTIEEINAAVPDKPVFITYLYGKAFLNKKGIEVLGYTKDTHYEGSVLEQDKNGNLTGLMFAKETPKAIYTTLGLTTKLTPEERINSSLQFNRELNRFGLTSVIDAAGGSQNFPSDYATSMELAKQGKLNLRISYYLFAQQKGKELQDYEKWVAETVINKNDNLLVANGYTEEGAGENIVASAADFENFLEPRIVLSDEMEKDLEPIIRLLVKNRWPFRLHATYGESIDRMLNVFEKVNKEIPFNGLRWFFDHAETITPQELERVKALNGGIAVQFRMYFQGELYEKMYGAPKTQLPPIKKMLEMGIPVGMGTDATRISTYNPWMAMHWLITGKTLGGMQFWPKEQVLDKFTALQLYSSGSAWFSGEEKEKGKLIKGMYADMSILSEDYFTISADKVRNIESDLTIVNGKIVYGAREFKILDPEIAPVIPDWSPVKYFGGYTKKL
- a CDS encoding alpha/beta hydrolase; translation: MKTKLLKTAFLNFKSKTAQLITVSILLITLISCNKKTEETAATQTSPVASSETPETTPANPPANFKHDYAEVNGVKIHYVIGGKGEPLVLVHGFGQNWYMWNRLLPELSKHFTVIAPDLRGVGESDKPEGGYDKKNMAKDIHELVKKLGYNNINLAGHDIGLMVAYAYAAQYGSEVKKVALMDALLPGIEPVWSQVSASAWWFGFFAWPASGDIVSGKEKEFLTSFWPVVGHVKDPFTPEETAEFIRAYAVKDGAKSTFKWFAAFPQDGKDNLILAKTKLKMPLLAMGGEYFAAAFLKEHSKLVAENVTESKIAGSGHWLVQENTAQVQKDLLAFFLAK
- a CDS encoding alkene reductase, giving the protein MKYQKLFQHYNLSGNHLENRFLMAPMTRSRASQPGDIPNALMAEYYAQRSTAGIIITEAVQVSLQGKGYAKTPGIYSKQQIEGWKLITDAVHQNGSKIFLQLWHVGRVSSSKVNGLQPIAPSSLTAQNTSVYIFDGAPNGDATFVPVDEPREMNKSDIEIVIKEFVLGAKNAIEAGFDGVEIHGANGYLIDQFLRSNSNKRTDEYGGSKENRIRLLLEISKAVSNAVGKEKTGVRLSPFISFKDMDDPEILETIMLSAEELNKLDVAYIHLCEADWDEAPQIPIDFRSKLRDTFKNTIIATGNKTPEEAEKLLQENLVDLVGFGRNFLTNPDYPARVKENLSLNKISDNHTLFGGGGARGYIDYPFF
- a CDS encoding nuclear transport factor 2 family protein is translated as MEKVVFKSKMKTIKLITVMLLIGFSAQAQVYTDEEIKTKETAEKFFGYIGAKDPEKIASMVSEKVDWYIFESKYMPWTGHRSKREEISELFKTLFSYFIDGSEKLEAQSFLVRGNEVAVFGFVERTVKKNGKHFKMPLAIHLTIENNLISKFSLYEETLVIEKVLK
- a CDS encoding polysaccharide deacetylase family protein; this encodes MKDRRTFIKQAGLAGLAGLIPINTFSASDIKADELTKNENSASKWADGSRLVVSVSMQFEAGGQPVNSESPFPQNMQKGFVDLPGETWYQYGYKEGIPRMLDNWDKFGIKVTSHMVGSAVLKNPELAKEIVQRGHEAAAHGMDWATEYSMPYETEKKFIKDGAEAIKKVTGFEPVGYNANWLRRGPNTLEILQELGFKYHIDDLSRDEPFLLKVKGNDFAVVPYTIRCNDIVLIEGKNFSADQFARQVIMEFDQLYKESETKRRQMSISFHDRIGGTPQMVSAATEIISYIQKHKGVSFKRKDEIAQMAYQDKSIIRE
- a CDS encoding response regulator, with translation MNLNILIVDDHPMTVDSYVNLLSDGEFQEDIPNFIKSYNCEDAYNKIIFYLKQNINIDVAFLDINLPPYKPLNINDGIDLAFLIKEKFTKCKIVLLTMRSEPLTVDKIIKGIQPQGFISKNDINFELFPVICKNIINGEIFRSSTIVESQRELFKKNINWDNHDNQILILISQGVKTVNLPDYIPLSMSAIEKRKANIKDQLLRGKGSDKDLIEKAKTLGLL